A single region of the bacterium genome encodes:
- the gatC gene encoding Asp-tRNA(Asn)/Glu-tRNA(Gln) amidotransferase subunit GatC yields MKINLEQVRYVAELARLQLAPAEEERLTGQLNAILEYMGQLAEVDTAGVEPTSHVLPLTNVLREDEPRRGLTNEEALANAPAADQGHFAVPKIIE; encoded by the coding sequence TTGAAGATCAACCTCGAGCAGGTCCGGTACGTCGCGGAACTCGCGCGCCTCCAGCTCGCCCCCGCCGAGGAGGAGCGGCTCACCGGCCAGCTCAACGCGATCCTCGAGTACATGGGCCAGCTCGCCGAGGTCGACACGGCCGGCGTCGAGCCCACGAGCCACGTGCTGCCGCTGACGAACGTGCTGCGCGAGGACGAGCCGCGCCGGGGGCTGACGAACGAGGAGGCGCTGGCGAACGCGCCGGCGGCCGACCAGGGGCACTTCGCCGTGCCCAAGATCATCGAATGA